The following proteins come from a genomic window of Limosilactobacillus reuteri:
- a CDS encoding IS3 family transposase: MNRNTQSGGGKGLRYQAIKELNQENGWSISQLCKIADSSRDGYYKWLNRKPSRYHNEQAELLEAIVELEEEHNWTLGYLAMTTQLSFENRLSFTAGLKRITNCMRKHGIRANIRKKKRNRIQRHEEYINDNLLQGQFNRETKNEVWVTDTTEVAYGEHTLHKVRVHVILDLYGRYALSYNISDTETSSAVIETFNRAFTVEPDAQPMVHTDRGSAYCSSMFNDYLASKNCIHSMSHPGHPWENSPIERWWNDFKLIWINKHNRPKTLAELEQLVKGAIEYFNTKRAYTSKNGLTAEQFRNQAS, translated from the coding sequence ATTAACAGAAATACGCAATCGGGAGGTGGAAAAGGACTCCGGTACCAAGCCATCAAAGAACTAAATCAAGAAAATGGATGGTCAATTAGCCAGTTGTGTAAAATAGCTGATTCTTCGCGAGATGGTTATTACAAATGGCTCAATCGAAAGCCAAGTCGATATCATAATGAGCAAGCAGAGTTACTTGAAGCGATTGTAGAGTTAGAAGAAGAACATAATTGGACGCTGGGATATTTAGCGATGACTACACAGTTAAGCTTTGAAAACCGTTTAAGCTTTACCGCTGGATTAAAACGAATAACTAATTGCATGCGTAAGCATGGAATTAGAGCAAATATTAGGAAGAAGAAGCGCAATCGAATTCAACGCCATGAAGAATACATCAATGACAACTTATTGCAGGGACAATTCAACCGTGAAACTAAAAATGAAGTGTGGGTTACCGACACAACGGAAGTTGCCTACGGCGAACACACACTTCATAAAGTACGAGTACACGTTATTTTAGATTTATATGGTCGTTACGCTTTAAGCTACAATATTTCAGACACAGAAACTTCATCAGCAGTAATTGAAACCTTTAATCGTGCTTTTACGGTTGAACCTGATGCGCAACCAATGGTCCATACTGACCGCGGATCAGCTTACTGCTCAAGTATGTTCAACGACTACTTAGCCTCTAAAAATTGTATTCATAGTATGTCACACCCCGGTCATCCTTGGGAAAACTCCCCCATAGAGCGTTGGTGGAATGACTTCAAGCTAATCTGGATTAACAAACATAATCGTCCTAAGACGCTAGCAGAGCTAGAACAGCTCGTCAAAGGAGCCATTGAATACTTTAATACCAAACGCGCTTACACAAGCAAAAACGGCTTGACCGCGGAACAATTCCGCAATCAAGCCTCCTAA
- a CDS encoding RNA-guided endonuclease TnpB family protein codes for MKSMAKMQYHYGLKMRCYPSDQQKQLIKIKSDASRFIYNEMVAIGKELMQLRRVKLPIDTVQDRIKQLTMRQNAKQMSNHHQFLEDRRIDSLAKANAIQNYRKAWNAFRKVHTVGVPKFHRKNYRWRYQTNCQYPGQKIALLTNGTVCFLDNSHVKVPKIGLLRVVGSQARLLKRMCETRIGTVTLTKDPADRFFLSVQLASDESFVKVSKANRGHIGIDLNTNNFLTDSDGNTVPNPRYYRTIKGKLAKEQRILSRRQRRAKKEHRSLRDSKNYQKQRLLVAKLHAKVMNQRHNFLQQISTALIKNHDLVVAEELRSKNMLKNNALALSISDVGWRSFFGMLAYKADLYGRQFITISPRNTTQTCHNCGFVMGTNGTAKLTLTDRKWTYPNYNTHHIRDWNAAKNILDKGIVKLA; via the coding sequence ATGAAGTCAATGGCGAAAATGCAATATCATTATGGCCTGAAAATGCGTTGCTATCCTAGTGACCAACAAAAGCAGCTGATTAAAATCAAGAGTGACGCTAGTCGCTTTATCTATAACGAAATGGTTGCGATCGGTAAGGAACTAATGCAACTTCGCAGAGTTAAATTACCGATTGACACAGTTCAGGATCGTATTAAGCAACTAACTATGCGCCAAAACGCTAAACAAATGTCTAATCACCATCAATTTTTAGAAGATAGACGAATTGACAGTTTGGCGAAAGCTAATGCCATTCAGAACTATCGGAAAGCTTGGAATGCTTTTCGGAAGGTTCACACCGTTGGTGTTCCTAAGTTTCATCGAAAGAATTATCGCTGGCGTTATCAAACCAATTGTCAATACCCAGGGCAAAAGATTGCGTTGCTAACTAACGGTACAGTCTGTTTTCTAGATAATAGTCATGTCAAAGTCCCTAAAATCGGACTGTTACGGGTTGTCGGTTCTCAAGCACGTCTTTTGAAGAGAATGTGTGAGACTAGAATTGGTACTGTGACGTTGACTAAAGATCCAGCGGATCGCTTCTTTCTATCAGTGCAACTAGCTTCAGATGAATCTTTTGTTAAAGTGTCCAAAGCTAATCGCGGACATATTGGAATTGATCTTAATACTAATAATTTCTTAACCGATAGTGACGGTAACACAGTTCCTAATCCACGATATTATCGCACTATTAAAGGCAAATTAGCCAAAGAACAGCGTATTTTATCTAGACGGCAACGGCGTGCCAAAAAAGAACATCGTTCTTTACGCGATAGTAAAAATTACCAAAAGCAACGCTTGTTAGTTGCTAAACTCCATGCCAAAGTAATGAACCAAAGACATAATTTTCTCCAACAAATCTCTACTGCATTAATCAAGAACCACGATTTAGTAGTAGCTGAGGAGTTGCGTAGTAAGAACATGCTCAAGAATAATGCTTTAGCGCTTAGTATTTCTGACGTTGGCTGGCGTTCCTTTTTCGGCATGTTAGCTTATAAAGCAGATCTGTATGGTCGTCAATTTATCACAATCAGCCCAAGAAATACTACCCAAACATGTCACAACTGTGGCTTTGTGATGGGCACTAATGGCACGGCCAAACTAACGTTAACTGACCGAAAATGGACTTATCCTAACTATAATACTCACCATATTCGTGACTGGAACGCAGCTAAAAATATTCTTGATAAGGGAATAGTTAAACTAGCTTAG
- the dprA gene encoding DNA-processing protein DprA, whose translation MLQVNDFLLRLSLCRGIGLVSKYCLWECAQQARCFNNIDYLIDHANVSLRSASSLKNNWTSPALDQAVDLNSQEKFITIADPLYPITLKETYCPPLVLFYRGNLSLLHQPSIGVVGTRQITNYGQSALRGLLPPVIKRQIVVVSGLAQGVDGFSHELALKYGDLTIGVIGTGLDQAYPRNHQTLQDEVARQGLVISEYGRGEPPVAYHFPERNRIIAGLSEVVLVVEAKKRSGSLITANIGLDENRSVCAIPGKIDAPLSVGCNSLIAAGAKPILSA comes from the coding sequence ATGTTACAAGTAAACGATTTTCTATTACGGTTAAGTTTATGTCGCGGAATTGGCTTAGTTTCAAAATATTGTCTATGGGAGTGTGCTCAACAGGCGCGATGCTTTAATAATATTGACTATTTGATTGACCATGCAAATGTTAGCTTACGAAGTGCATCTTCATTAAAAAATAACTGGACAAGTCCCGCGCTTGATCAAGCAGTGGATTTAAACAGTCAGGAAAAATTTATTACGATTGCGGATCCGTTATACCCGATAACCTTGAAAGAAACGTACTGTCCACCCTTGGTATTATTTTATCGTGGTAATCTAAGCTTACTCCATCAGCCTTCAATTGGTGTTGTTGGCACTAGGCAGATAACTAATTATGGTCAGAGCGCTTTACGAGGATTGTTGCCACCAGTAATTAAGCGGCAGATAGTAGTAGTCAGCGGATTAGCTCAAGGAGTAGATGGTTTTAGCCATGAACTTGCGCTAAAATATGGTGACCTTACTATCGGAGTGATTGGAACTGGTTTAGATCAAGCTTACCCCCGAAATCACCAAACCCTTCAAGATGAGGTGGCCAGACAAGGATTAGTAATTTCTGAGTATGGGCGGGGTGAACCACCTGTGGCTTATCACTTCCCAGAAAGAAATAGAATTATTGCAGGTTTAAGCGAAGTAGTTTTGGTTGTCGAGGCAAAGAAAAGGAGTGGGAGTTTAATCACGGCTAATATCGGCTTAGATGAAAATCGGTCTGTATGTGCTATTCCTGGCAAGATTGATGCACCCTTATCAGTAGGATGTAACAGTTTAATCGCAGCTGGCGCAAAACCAATTCTCAGCGCCTAA
- a CDS encoding helix-turn-helix domain-containing protein has protein sequence MGRKSKYSAEEKLLILNEVLRNGIHKVITKYKISQKTIRRWSLLYKYQGMPGLQTSHHNQSYSKEFKNSLVKQYQQTDEALDLFAIKHGLRSQRQLEQWIIRYNESNLKAYTPRKRDSKMSGRKTDFEERLTIIEELIKHDVNYNWAVEKYHISYQQVYGWYQKYRKSGNDPESLRDRRGKAKPEEKWTEVDRLKAENRLLRAQLEKQEMEIAFAKKLTEIRNREVEKDSGTKPSKN, from the coding sequence ATGGGAAGAAAATCTAAATACTCAGCAGAGGAAAAACTCTTAATCCTCAATGAAGTTTTACGAAATGGAATCCATAAGGTAATAACTAAGTACAAGATTAGCCAAAAAACTATCAGGCGGTGGAGTCTTCTATACAAGTATCAGGGAATGCCAGGACTTCAAACAAGTCATCATAATCAAAGCTACTCTAAAGAATTTAAAAACTCATTGGTTAAACAATATCAACAAACAGATGAGGCATTAGATTTATTTGCGATAAAACACGGTTTACGATCTCAAAGGCAACTAGAACAATGGATTATCCGGTATAATGAATCTAACTTAAAGGCCTATACGCCAAGAAAGCGAGATTCAAAAATGAGTGGACGAAAGACTGACTTTGAAGAACGACTTACTATCATTGAAGAGTTGATTAAGCATGATGTGAACTACAATTGGGCAGTTGAAAAGTACCATATTAGTTACCAACAAGTTTATGGCTGGTATCAAAAGTATCGCAAAAGCGGTAATGACCCAGAATCACTTCGTGATCGCCGAGGCAAAGCTAAGCCAGAAGAGAAGTGGACGGAAGTTGACCGACTCAAGGCAGAAAATCGCTTATTAAGGGCTCAGCTAGAAAAGCAAGAGATGGAGATTGCGTTCGCAAAAAAATTAACAGAAATACGCAATCGGGAGGTGGAAAAGGACTCCGGTACCAAGCCATCAAAGAACTAA
- the tnpA gene encoding IS200/IS605 family transposase: MSKDKIKDAVYTRRYIYNFHFHLIWVTKYRHKTFTTDELSNEMKEILWQVAEDNEIVIEKMKVMPDHVHVLISFPPSKAPTSAIKALKGRSAFIFLRRHPEIQQSQYWSGHLWSPSYYMSTLGNMSKEVVEKYINDPKYNEMKKAPYGA; the protein is encoded by the coding sequence ATGAGTAAAGATAAAATCAAAGATGCAGTATATACCAGACGATATATCTATAATTTCCATTTCCATCTAATTTGGGTTACTAAATATCGTCATAAAACTTTTACTACTGATGAGTTATCAAACGAAATGAAGGAGATACTATGGCAGGTAGCCGAGGATAACGAAATCGTAATCGAGAAAATGAAAGTTATGCCTGACCATGTTCATGTCTTAATTAGTTTTCCGCCTAGCAAGGCACCGACTAGCGCCATCAAAGCACTCAAAGGCAGAAGCGCCTTTATTTTCTTACGTCGACACCCGGAAATTCAGCAGTCCCAATACTGGAGTGGTCATTTATGGTCGCCTAGTTACTACATGAGCACGTTAGGTAATATGAGTAAAGAAGTAGTCGAGAAATATATAAACGATCCAAAATACAATGAGATGAAAAAAGCTCCTTATGGAGCCTGA
- the parE gene encoding DNA topoisomerase IV subunit B produces MAKEEVKYDASSIQVLKGLEAVRKRPGMYIGSTDSRGLHHLVYEIVDNAVDEALSGYGDEINVTIEADNAITVQDHGRGMPVGMHASGKPTPEVIMTVLHAGGKFGQSDGYKTSGGLHGVGASVVNALSSHLTLTIVRDHVRYQEIFKDGGQPVGTLKKLGKTKAENGTTVSFKPDPKIFSTTVYDYNTLANRLRESAFLLKGIKITLTDKRAGQERQDVFQFADGIQEFISYLNEGKDVLGKTLYFDGKQDGVEVEVAAQYNDGYSESLLSFVNNVRTPDGGTHEAGFRSAWTKTFNEYAKKVGLLKANDKNLEGSDVREGLTAVISVRIPERLLQFEGQTKDKLGTPEARKIVDAIVSEQLNYALMENGDFAQMLIRKALKAREAREAARKARNQARGGKRKGKKERNLSGKLTPAQSKNAKKNELFLVEGDSAGGSAKQGRDRKFQAILPLRGKVLNTEKAKLDDVLKNEELNTIIYTVGAGAGSEFNVEDSNYDKIIIMTDADDDGAHIQILLLTFFYKYMRPMIEAGKIYIALPPLYRLQRGRGAKTNITYAWTNEELTKLTKKMGKGAQLQRFKGLGEMNADQLWETTMNPETRTLIQVRIEDAELAERRVTTLMGNKVEPRREWIEENVQFTLADDQESDKLVENKGQLPQTKEPTISTWNK; encoded by the coding sequence GTGGCCAAAGAAGAAGTAAAATATGATGCCTCATCCATACAAGTATTAAAAGGGCTTGAGGCGGTACGAAAAAGACCAGGGATGTATATTGGATCTACTGATTCTCGCGGATTGCATCACCTGGTATATGAAATAGTGGATAATGCCGTTGATGAAGCGTTATCCGGTTATGGTGATGAGATTAACGTCACTATTGAAGCAGACAATGCGATTACAGTTCAAGATCATGGTCGGGGGATGCCGGTGGGAATGCATGCTTCTGGCAAACCAACACCTGAAGTTATTATGACGGTTCTTCATGCTGGAGGAAAATTTGGTCAGTCAGATGGTTATAAGACTTCAGGGGGACTTCATGGTGTTGGAGCTTCCGTTGTAAATGCCTTATCATCACATTTGACCCTGACAATTGTCCGTGATCACGTCCGTTACCAAGAAATTTTTAAGGATGGCGGTCAACCAGTTGGAACATTGAAAAAATTAGGAAAAACCAAAGCGGAGAACGGAACGACCGTCTCATTTAAGCCGGACCCGAAGATTTTTTCAACTACTGTTTATGACTATAATACCTTAGCTAATCGGCTTCGTGAGTCGGCCTTTTTATTGAAAGGAATTAAGATTACCCTTACCGATAAGCGAGCTGGTCAAGAAAGACAAGATGTATTCCAGTTTGCCGATGGAATTCAAGAATTCATTTCTTATCTTAACGAGGGTAAGGATGTTTTAGGAAAGACGCTTTACTTTGATGGAAAACAAGACGGGGTCGAAGTTGAAGTGGCAGCTCAATATAATGATGGTTATTCTGAGAGCTTGTTATCATTTGTCAACAATGTCCGAACTCCAGATGGTGGTACTCATGAAGCCGGATTCCGGAGTGCCTGGACGAAGACTTTCAATGAATATGCAAAAAAGGTTGGCCTGTTAAAAGCTAATGATAAAAATTTAGAAGGTAGTGATGTTCGGGAAGGGTTAACAGCGGTTATCTCTGTTCGGATTCCAGAACGTCTACTTCAATTTGAAGGCCAGACAAAGGATAAACTGGGAACTCCTGAAGCACGGAAAATTGTTGATGCAATTGTCAGTGAGCAGCTTAACTATGCCCTAATGGAAAACGGTGACTTTGCCCAGATGTTAATTCGTAAGGCATTAAAAGCGCGTGAAGCCCGAGAAGCTGCCCGCAAAGCCCGTAACCAAGCCCGTGGTGGTAAACGAAAGGGTAAAAAGGAACGTAATCTTTCTGGAAAATTGACTCCTGCCCAATCAAAAAATGCTAAGAAAAATGAATTATTCCTAGTTGAAGGGGATTCGGCCGGTGGTTCAGCTAAGCAGGGGCGTGACCGTAAATTCCAAGCAATTTTACCATTACGCGGAAAAGTGCTAAATACAGAAAAGGCGAAGTTAGATGATGTATTAAAAAACGAAGAATTGAATACAATTATCTATACTGTTGGTGCTGGTGCTGGTTCTGAATTTAATGTTGAAGATTCAAACTACGATAAGATTATTATTATGACAGATGCCGATGATGATGGCGCTCATATTCAGATTCTTCTTCTTACCTTCTTCTACAAATATATGCGGCCAATGATCGAAGCGGGAAAGATCTATATTGCTCTTCCACCACTTTATCGTTTGCAACGGGGACGAGGAGCTAAGACTAATATCACGTATGCGTGGACTAATGAAGAATTAACAAAATTGACTAAAAAGATGGGCAAGGGAGCACAATTACAACGGTTCAAAGGGCTTGGTGAAATGAATGCTGATCAGTTGTGGGAAACGACGATGAATCCGGAAACCCGGACACTGATCCAAGTTCGTATTGAGGATGCTGAATTAGCTGAACGTCGTGTAACTACCTTGATGGGTAATAAGGTGGAACCACGGCGAGAATGGATTGAAGAAAATGTCCAATTCACGTTAGCCGATGATCAAGAATCTGATAAATTAGTTGAGAATAAAGGGCAATTACCTCAAACTAAAGAGCCTACAATTAGTACATGGAATAAATAG
- the tnpA gene encoding IS200/IS605 family transposase: protein MANKLNSLAHTKWLCKYHIVFIPKYRRKAIFNQYRRDLRDYIRLLCKYKGVEIIEGHMMPDHEHLLVSIPPKLSVSQFMGYLKGKSALMMFDRHANLKYKYGNRYFWAEGYYVSTVGLNESTIKKYIRDQEKHDIAMDKLTSVEYSDPFKGK from the coding sequence ATGGCTAATAAATTAAATAGCTTAGCCCATACGAAGTGGTTATGTAAGTATCACATCGTATTCATACCAAAGTATAGACGTAAAGCGATTTTCAATCAATACCGAAGAGACCTAAGGGATTATATTCGTTTGTTGTGTAAATATAAGGGAGTAGAAATAATTGAAGGTCATATGATGCCAGATCATGAGCACTTGTTAGTAAGTATTCCGCCGAAGCTAAGTGTATCGCAGTTTATGGGATACTTAAAAGGAAAAAGTGCATTAATGATGTTTGATCGACATGCAAACTTAAAATACAAATATGGGAACCGATATTTTTGGGCTGAAGGCTACTATGTAAGTACAGTTGGATTGAATGAATCCACGATAAAGAAGTATATCCGAGATCAAGAGAAACATGATATAGCAATGGATAAGCTAACAAGTGTGGAATATTCGGACCCTTTTAAGGGTAAGTGA
- a CDS encoding aldose 1-epimerase family protein, which yields MLNDYQLKGSITMITLQNQQLTVQIDELGAQLHSIKRQDNEIEYLWQGDPASWNRQAPILFPFVGRLKDDQYQYGNQTYHQTQHGFARDRKFQVIEQTPSMVVMEQHDDSETKKAFPFSFSLQVKFELVVEKVEISYAVKNPSGDETLIYAIGAHPGFNMPLTGVGSFEQTELSIKPATEYSRIVLDGAYNDSAHPQLIDMKDSLSLNHDLFNKDAIIFKTDGGHFTAKLTDTVANHGVIVDTFNTEYVGVWSQYPSTAPFVCVEPWWGIADNVNADGLLLHKQGMHRLAPNETDNYHFSIKPF from the coding sequence ATGTTAAACGATTATCAATTGAAGGGATCGATAACAATGATTACTTTACAAAACCAACAATTAACTGTGCAAATTGATGAATTAGGTGCTCAATTACATAGTATTAAACGGCAGGATAACGAAATTGAATACTTATGGCAGGGGGATCCCGCTTCATGGAATCGCCAAGCACCAATCCTCTTTCCGTTCGTTGGCCGCTTAAAAGATGATCAATATCAATATGGCAACCAAACTTATCATCAAACACAACATGGTTTTGCACGTGATCGAAAATTCCAAGTTATTGAGCAAACACCATCGATGGTTGTGATGGAACAGCATGATGATAGTGAAACTAAGAAGGCATTTCCTTTTTCATTTAGTCTTCAGGTAAAATTCGAATTAGTTGTTGAAAAGGTTGAAATCAGTTATGCGGTAAAAAACCCGAGCGGAGATGAAACCTTAATCTATGCTATTGGAGCACATCCTGGTTTTAATATGCCATTAACTGGTGTCGGGAGTTTTGAACAAACAGAATTAAGCATTAAACCGGCAACAGAATATTCACGGATCGTTTTAGATGGCGCCTATAACGATTCAGCTCATCCGCAATTGATTGATATGAAGGATTCGTTATCACTTAATCATGATCTTTTTAATAAGGATGCTATTATTTTCAAAACAGATGGCGGCCATTTTACAGCCAAATTAACAGATACTGTTGCTAATCATGGGGTCATAGTTGATACCTTTAATACGGAATACGTGGGAGTTTGGTCGCAATATCCAAGTACAGCTCCATTTGTATGTGTGGAACCATGGTGGGGAATAGCAGATAATGTCAATGCTGATGGGCTGCTCCTTCATAAGCAAGGGATGCACCGCCTTGCACCAAATGAAACAGATAATTATCACTTTAGTATTAAGCCATTTTAA
- the topA gene encoding type I DNA topoisomerase, with amino-acid sequence MATKTTKSTAKKTTRRRSKTKKNLVIVESPSKAKTIGKFLGRSYKVVASLGHIRDLPKSRMGVDIENDYTPDYISIRGKGDVIKELRKDAKNAKAVYLASDPDREGEAIAWHVSNILKLDNDQKNRVTFNEITKDAVKEAFKEPREINMDLVDAQQARRVLDRLVGYSISPILWKKVKKGLSAGRVQSVALYLIIQRENEIKNFKPEEYWTIDADFKKGKEEFKASFYGENGKKVSLKNNDDVQAILSKIDKKKDFDVTKVTKKERRRQPQPPYTTSTMQQDANRRLNFRTRKTMMAAQMLYEGIDIKEGAPVGLITYMRTDSTRVASIAKHEASNYIHENYGAEYAAIKPVKGKLPEGAQDAHEAIRPTSVYRTPAKMKQYLTSDQYKLYNLIWSRFVASQMTAEVIDTMSVNLQQNGVDFRANGSKVKFPGFTKVYKRGTEKDNLLPELTEGDKAKMIKDDPAQHFTQPPARYTEATLIKTLEENGVGRPSTYAPTLDTIQRRYYVRLVSRHFEPTELGEIVNRIIEKQFPDIVNVQFTADIEGKLDEIEEGKQNWINVVDKFYQPFSKEVDAAEEEVDKIEMKDELAGTDCEICGAPMVIKMGRYGKFYACSRFPNCRNTKAIVKDTGITCPKCGQGTVVERKSKKNRTFYGCSRYPDCDFVSWDKPIGRNCPKDGHFLVEKKVKGGKQVVCPNGDYQEEVQK; translated from the coding sequence ATGGCAACCAAAACAACCAAATCAACGGCGAAAAAGACAACTCGTCGCCGTTCAAAAACTAAAAAAAATCTGGTGATCGTGGAGTCACCATCAAAGGCAAAAACAATCGGTAAATTTTTGGGCCGGTCCTATAAGGTTGTGGCTAGTTTAGGCCATATTCGGGACTTACCAAAAAGCCGGATGGGGGTAGATATTGAAAATGACTACACCCCTGATTACATTTCAATTCGGGGGAAGGGTGATGTAATTAAGGAACTACGGAAGGACGCTAAAAATGCGAAAGCCGTATATCTTGCATCTGACCCGGACCGTGAAGGGGAAGCAATTGCCTGGCACGTTTCAAATATTTTAAAGCTTGACAATGATCAAAAGAACCGGGTTACCTTTAACGAAATTACTAAGGATGCTGTTAAAGAAGCTTTTAAGGAACCCCGAGAGATTAATATGGATCTCGTAGATGCCCAACAGGCACGACGGGTATTGGATCGATTAGTTGGATATTCAATTAGCCCAATTTTATGGAAGAAAGTCAAAAAAGGCTTAAGTGCTGGTCGTGTTCAATCAGTTGCCCTTTATCTGATTATTCAACGTGAAAATGAAATTAAAAACTTTAAACCAGAGGAATACTGGACAATTGATGCTGATTTCAAGAAGGGCAAAGAAGAATTCAAGGCTAGTTTTTACGGCGAAAATGGTAAGAAGGTTTCCTTGAAGAATAATGATGACGTTCAGGCAATCCTTTCTAAAATCGATAAAAAGAAAGATTTCGATGTTACTAAGGTGACTAAAAAAGAACGTCGGCGGCAACCACAGCCACCATATACGACCTCGACCATGCAACAGGATGCTAACCGTCGTTTGAACTTCCGAACACGAAAGACAATGATGGCAGCACAAATGTTATATGAAGGGATTGACATTAAAGAAGGAGCACCAGTTGGGTTAATTACCTATATGCGGACGGACTCGACTCGAGTGGCGTCAATTGCTAAGCATGAAGCATCTAACTATATTCATGAAAACTATGGCGCGGAATATGCGGCAATAAAACCGGTTAAGGGTAAATTACCTGAGGGGGCACAAGATGCTCACGAAGCTATTCGGCCAACTTCAGTCTATCGGACACCAGCTAAAATGAAGCAATATTTAACCTCCGACCAGTATAAACTTTATAATTTGATTTGGTCGCGGTTTGTGGCTAGTCAAATGACTGCGGAAGTAATTGATACGATGAGCGTTAATCTCCAGCAAAATGGGGTCGATTTCCGTGCAAATGGATCAAAAGTTAAGTTCCCTGGGTTTACGAAAGTATATAAGCGAGGAACTGAAAAAGATAACTTGTTGCCAGAATTAACTGAAGGTGACAAGGCAAAAATGATAAAGGACGATCCAGCCCAGCACTTTACCCAGCCACCTGCCCGTTATACAGAAGCGACTCTTATTAAAACCTTGGAAGAAAATGGCGTCGGTCGGCCATCAACCTATGCGCCAACTCTTGATACAATCCAGCGACGGTACTATGTTCGCCTTGTATCACGCCACTTTGAGCCAACTGAACTGGGTGAAATTGTTAACCGAATTATCGAAAAGCAATTCCCTGATATTGTCAATGTCCAATTTACTGCCGATATTGAAGGCAAACTTGATGAGATTGAAGAGGGCAAGCAGAACTGGATTAATGTTGTTGATAAATTCTATCAGCCATTCTCAAAAGAAGTTGATGCAGCTGAAGAAGAGGTCGATAAGATTGAGATGAAAGATGAGCTTGCTGGCACAGATTGTGAAATTTGTGGAGCCCCCATGGTTATTAAAATGGGTCGTTATGGTAAGTTCTATGCATGTTCTCGCTTCCCAAATTGTCGGAATACCAAGGCAATTGTAAAAGATACCGGGATTACGTGTCCAAAGTGTGGGCAAGGGACGGTTGTCGAACGAAAATCAAAGAAGAACCGAACTTTCTATGGTTGTTCCCGTTATCCAGATTGTGACTTTGTTTCATGGGATAAACCAATTGGACGTAATTGTCCTAAGGATGGGCACTTCCTCGTTGAAAAGAAAGTCAAGGGTGGTAAGCAGGTTGTCTGTCCAAATGGAGACTACCAAGAAGAAGTTCAGAAGTAA
- the plsY gene encoding glycerol-3-phosphate 1-O-acyltransferase PlsY: protein MIFEIIGMIIIAYLLGSIPTGLWIGKYIYHKDIRKLGSGNIGTTNTFRTLGFKAGVVVLVIDILKGTLAASQPYFLGISGTVNPLLIGLFASLGHTVSIFDNFHGGKAVATSAGILLAYNPLLFVVACLIFIFVLYLTSMVSAASMVGISAIFIIALFIHAWILAIVAGILTGVVFYRHRSNIYRILSGKESMVSFGLGYYLREKKQS, encoded by the coding sequence ATGATTTTTGAAATTATTGGGATGATTATTATCGCTTACCTATTAGGTTCAATCCCAACTGGCCTCTGGATCGGTAAGTATATTTATCATAAGGATATTCGTAAGTTAGGCAGCGGGAATATTGGAACAACAAATACCTTTCGGACATTGGGCTTTAAGGCTGGTGTAGTCGTTTTGGTTATCGATATTCTAAAGGGAACACTCGCTGCTAGTCAGCCTTACTTTTTAGGGATATCCGGAACTGTCAATCCACTACTGATCGGATTATTTGCTAGCCTTGGTCACACTGTATCAATATTCGATAATTTTCATGGTGGGAAGGCTGTGGCAACTAGTGCGGGGATTCTATTAGCTTATAACCCCCTCCTCTTTGTTGTTGCCTGTTTGATTTTTATTTTTGTTTTGTATTTAACAAGTATGGTTAGTGCCGCCAGTATGGTAGGTATTAGTGCAATTTTCATTATTGCCCTCTTCATTCATGCGTGGATTTTAGCAATCGTAGCAGGAATATTAACCGGAGTGGTCTTTTACCGCCACCGATCAAATATTTACCGAATTTTATCAGGAAAAGAATCGATGGTAAGTTTTGGCCTTGGCTATTATTTACGAGAAAAGAAACAATCATAA